The Danio rerio strain Tuebingen ecotype United States chromosome 1, GRCz12tu, whole genome shotgun sequence genome includes a region encoding these proteins:
- the LOC141375283 gene encoding polymeric immunoglobulin receptor-like, translated as MILNSTWRMSTRFGLINMIDKQHFKVRINAVTPDDGGVYLCGVWVNKHSYSYYIINTVHLYLTMSPVVRREGESAQIFCPYDSIYQSKSKSLCKGKCSTRDTRPLDETVREEKERLTLHEDVTASVFTGTITGLTAEDAGKYWCAVTLDRELNYLYTHLMVIIKQELSLTKYEGDDVSIQCRHHDGDQKSFCRAHEASACVKDGDSLETIRDARFSISDEASAGVFNVNITDLRADDSGVYWCGAHAVTKVNLRVKKAQSHMKQLKVQALKLV; from the exons ATGATTCTTAACAGCACGTGGAGAATGAGCACCAGGTTCGGTTTGATTAATATGATagataaacaacattttaaagtaaGAATTAATGCTGTGACACCAGATGATGGAGGAGTTTATTTATGTGGAGTTTGGGTCAACAAACACTCGTACAGTTACTACATTATTAATACTGTACATCTGTACTTAACTA tgtCTCCAGTCGTGAGACGTGAAGGAGAATCTGCTCAGATCTTCTGCCCTTATGATTCAATCTATCAATCAAAGTCAAAGTCTCTCTGTAAGGGGAAGTGCTCCACTAGAGACACACGTCCTCTGGATGAGACTGTgagagaagagaaagagagactgACTCTGCATGAAGACGTCACAGCAAGCGTCTTCACCGGGACCATCACTGGACTGACAGCAGAGGATGCTGGGAAATACTGGTGCGCAGTGACATTAGACAGAGAGCTGAATTATCTTTACACTCATCTGATGGTCATCATCAAGCAGG AGCTGAGCTTGACTAAGTATGAAGGAGACGACGTGTCCATCCAGTGCAGACATCATGATGGAGATCAGAAAAGCTTCTGCAGAGCACATGAAGCCTCCGCGTGTGTGAAGGATGGAGATTCACTGGAGACCATCAGAGATGCTCGATTCTCTATCAGTGATGAAGCGTCTGCTGGAGTCTTTAATGTCAACATCACTGATCTGAGAGCAGACGACTCTGGGGTGTACTGGTGTGGAGCTCATGCTGTCACTAAAGTCAACCTCAGGGTTAAAAAGG CTCAAAGCCACATGAAGCAGCTGAAGGTTCAGGCTCTCAAACTAGTTTAA
- the LOC141375272 gene encoding polymeric immunoglobulin receptor-like has product MLDSGKLWISDSAKYLAKLPNWRTIINETKHERWINEGRFTLFRNNNGNLMIFIRDLHTDDAGEYWLGALYNWGADLTLHVEEDSCCASKRVIMTVGETGSFSCDYSHNHINDPKIIFKEEQHSIKMIYSTLNKKDRFNISDDGLRNSFSVSITAVTADDGGVYLCGVWVNKHSYSYYIINTVHLQIMMSPVVRREGESAQIFCPYDSIYQSKSKSLCKGKCSTRDTRPLDETVREEKERLTLHEDVTASVFTGTITGLTAEDAGKYWCAVTLDRELNYLYTHLMVIIKQELSLTKYEGDDVSIQCRHHDGDQKSFCRAHEASACVKDGDSLETIRDARFSISDEASAGVFTVNITDLRADDSGVYWCGAHAVTKVHLNIKQDFSIIIIIIIIIVCVIVLLISGFTLTKRKSRGKRRSDAPLRSIYCTVTHNPL; this is encoded by the exons ATGCTGGACTCTGGGAAACTCTGGATCAGTGACTCTGCTAAATATCTGGCCAAATTACCAAACTGGAGGACAATAATCAATGAAACTAAACATGAGAGATGGATTAATGAAGGAAGATTCACTCTGTTCCGAAACAATAATGGAAACCTCATGATCTTCATCAGAGATCTGCACACAGATGATGCTGGAGAATACTGGCTCGGTGCTCTTTATAATTGGGGTGCAGATCTGACGTTACATGTGGAAGAAG ACTCATGTTGTGCGTCAAAAAGAGTGATCATGACTGTCGGAGAAACTGGCAGCTTCAGCTGTGATTATTCTCATAATCATATTAATGATCCCAAGATCATATTCAAAGAGGAACAGCACTCCATTAAGATGATTTACAGCACACTGAATAAGAAAGACAGATTCAATATATCTGATGACGGACTGAGAAACTCATTCAGTGTGAGCATTACTGCCGTGACAGCAGATGATGGAGGAGTTTACTTATGTGGAGTTTGGGTCAACAAACACTCGTACAGTTACTACATTATTAATACTGTACATCTGCAGATTATGA TGTCTCCAGTAGTGAGACGTGAAGGAGAATCTGCTCAGATCTTCTGCCCTTATGATTCAATCTATCAATCAAAGTCAAAGTCTCTCTGTAAGGGGAAGTGCTCCACTAGAGACACACGTCCTCTGGATGAGACTGTgagagaagagaaagagagactgACTCTGCATGAAGACGTCACAGCAAGCGTCTTCACCGGGACCATCACTGGACTGACAGCAGAGGATGCTGGGAAATACTGGTGCGCAGTGACATTAGACAGAGAGCTGAATTATCTTTACACTCATCTGATGGTCATCATCAAGCAGG AGCTGAGCTTGACTAAGTATGAAGGAGACGACGTGTCCATCCAGTGCAGACATCATGATGGAGATCAGAAAAGCTTCTGCAGAGCACATGAAGCCTCCGCGTGTGTGAAGGATGGAGATTCACTGGAGACCATCAGAGATGCTCGATTCTCTATCAGTGATGAAGCGTCTGCTGGAGTCTTTACTGTCAACATCACTGATCTGAGAGCAGACGACTCTGGGGTGTACTGGTGTGGAGCTCATGCTGTTACTAAAGTGCATCTAAACATCAAACAAG ACTTttccataatcatcatcatcatcattattattgtgtgtgtgattgtgctgCTGATCAGTGGATTCACTCTAACTAAACGTAAATCAAGAGGCAAGAGACGAAGTGATGCTCCATTAAGGTCAATCTACTGCACAGTTACCCACAATCCCCTCTGA
- the LOC141375282 gene encoding polymeric immunoglobulin receptor-like produces the protein MKIILRIFLTLHLISAALGDFDVTGYSGRSLMLNSGRLWHKNYAKYMHKLPEWKTLMYYKIHEKWINEGRFTLFENSDGNLMIFIRDLHTDDAGVYRIGVYDDWRISLTLNVDEEYCACNVSKRVMVHSGESGSFSCEYSHNHINDEKVVFKEGRDSIEMIYSTLNKKERFSISDDRQRKLFNVSITAVTTDDGGVYLCGVWVNKHSYSYYIINTVHLYVISSCCGSSKTLVVKSREAAAFTCEYSLNQTSGGKTIFKTDNDIFDEVISTTYTWDRKERVSISDDRQRKLLSVSITAVTADDGGVYLCGVWVKDNSYSYYITNTVHLQIITEVGVSTVIGYSGAALMIKCEHPQHKTNNKYICKESSAGCSGEWRKNGDVSVDEDSRAGVLMVFFRELKAADAGTYRCGVKDSEYTERFTQLQLKVRHDEKYPKVVNKTAYPGEVSIICQIPEVQKNNYFCKEHDHKSCQIMRASEEPQLTHEEPVGNEERVFRVSIRDAGVYWCGAETRDTHLTFISLTTKIQLSVIDNGFSRIIIIIGVCAIVLLISGITLTVCKLRHKRRGDATFPPQLPTTPSDGLLYASVSFQKHEESPSKPSVSFRTDKSHCTYATVSHSSN, from the exons ATGAAGATCATCCTCCGTATCTTCTTGACTTTACATCTGATCTCAG CTGCATTGGGGGATTTTGATGTCACTGGATATTCTGGACGAAGCCTGATGCTGAATTCTGGGAGACTTTGGCACAAAAACTATGCTAAATACATGCACAAATTACCAGAGTGGAAAACATTAATGTATTACAAAATACATGAGAAATGGATTAATGAAGGAAGATTCACTCTGTTTGAAAACAGCGATGGAAACCTGATGATCTTCATCAGAGATCTGCACACAGATGATGCTGGAGTCTACCGCATTGGTGTGTATGATGACTGGCGTATTTCTTTGACTCTGAATGTGGATGAAG AATACTGTGCATGTAATGTGTCCAAGAGAGTGATGGTGCATAGCGGAGAAAGTGGGAGTTTCAGCTGTGAATATTCTCATAATCATATTAATGATGAaaaagttgtatttaaagaagGAAGAGACTCCATTGAGATGATTTACAGCACACTGAATAAGAAAGAAAGATTCAGTATATCTGATGACAGACAGAGAAAGCTCTTCAATGTGAGCATTACTGCAGTGACAACAGATGATGGAGGAGTTTACTTATGTGGAGTTTGGGTCAACAAACACTCGTACAGTTACTACATTATTAATACTGTACATCTGTATGTTATTA GTTCATGTTGTGGATCGTCCAAAACACTAGTTGTGAAGAGTAGAGAAGCTGCTGCTTTCACCTGCGAATATTCATTGAATCAAACTTCTGGTGGAAAGACCATATTCAAAACAGATAATGACATCTTCGATGAGGTGATCTCCACAACTTACACATGGGATAGGAAAGAGAGAGTGAGTATTTCTGATGACAGACAGAGAAAGCTCTTGAGTGTGAGCATTACTGCAGTGACAGCAGATGATGGAGGAGTTTACTTATGTGGAGTTTGGGTCAAAGACAACTCCTACAGTTACTACATTACTAATACTGTACATCTGCAGATTATAA CTGAAGTGGGCGTGTCTACAGTGATTGGCTACTCAGGAGCTGCTCTGATGATCAAGTGTGAACATCCTCAACACAAAACCAACAACAAATACATCTGTAAAGAATCATCAGCTGGATGTTCAGGAGAATGGAGGAAGAATGGAGATGTTTCTGTAGATGAGGACAGCAGAGCAGGAGTCTTGATGGTGTTTTTTAGAGAGCTGAAAGCTGCAGATGCAGGAACATACAGGTGTGGAGTGAAGGACTCTGAATATACTGAGAGATTCACTCAACTTCAGCTCAAAGTCAGACACG ATGAAAAATATCCAAAAGTTGTGAATAAAACTGCATATCCTGGAGAAGTGAGTATCATCTGTCAGATCCCAGAGGTGCAGAAAAATAACTATTTCTGCAAAGAGCATGATCATAAGAGCTGCCAGATAATGAGAGCATCTGAAGAGCCACAACTGACTCATGAAGAGCCAGTCGGAAATGAAGAGAGGGTTTTTAGAGTGAGCATCAGAGATGCTGGAGTTTACTGGTGTGGAGCAGAAACCAGAGACACACATCTGACCTTCATCTCCCTGACCACTAAAATCCAGCTCAGCGTCATTGATAATG GCTTCtccaggatcatcatcattattggtGTGTGTGCCATTGTGCTGCTGATCAGTGGAATCACTCTGACTGTGTGTAAATTAAGACACAAGAGACGAGGTGATGCTACATTTCCCCCACAATTACCCACAACCCCCTCTGATGGGCTTCTGTATGCATCCGTCAGTTTCCAGAAGCATGAAGAGTCTCCCAGTAAACCTTCAGTCTCCTTTAGGACAGACAAGAGTCACTGTACTTATGCCACGGTCAGTCACTCATCAAACTAG